The following proteins are co-located in the Alcaligenes faecalis genome:
- a CDS encoding cytochrome ubiquinol oxidase subunit I has translation MTHSALSLSHAQFFLSLGFMLLFLALELGLAWVLLYFKVRTFGRNATAWMGAYRFWVRLFALAFILSFAASMPVLIQFGSVWPGLMGQVGDVIGPMLAASMLSLFVFKSCFLGVMLFAQRMLSNLVHTLVVLMVALGVTVTAFWLVAMVAWMQVPTGVDVIEGHYVVLEWLDVLGTPALPWYAGLLFAGSLLTVAFFILGVTCAQTMQKPVTDQERLAFRSALSLGAAAWLALVFAVVGNGFMTAEHQPAKAAATAAYWESGSQPDLIFVAAPSAMQDSVLGVLRWSHAGGRWLGRNDSGILMGLDQFSEAMPPVTLTFWSFRVAVLAGALMLFLLVWVWLRTRRYGLDPHSLSYRERQGMVMASVLGWIMLLGGAAYVLLGFLPYLVGNDIKAVQVQSTESVFTVGLGLLFYGLVYVLCMIGFFQKLRHAVRFGVVPIARHRGRA, from the coding sequence ATGACGCACTCCGCCCTTTCCCTGTCTCATGCCCAGTTTTTTCTTAGTCTGGGATTCATGCTGCTGTTTCTGGCCCTGGAGCTGGGGCTGGCCTGGGTGCTGCTGTATTTCAAAGTCAGGACCTTTGGCCGCAACGCAACAGCCTGGATGGGGGCATACCGTTTTTGGGTGCGTCTGTTTGCATTGGCGTTTATTTTAAGTTTTGCTGCGTCCATGCCGGTACTGATTCAGTTTGGCAGCGTCTGGCCAGGACTGATGGGACAGGTAGGCGATGTGATTGGCCCCATGCTGGCCGCCTCTATGTTGTCGCTGTTTGTTTTTAAATCCTGTTTTTTGGGTGTCATGCTGTTTGCCCAGCGCATGCTCTCCAATCTGGTTCACACCTTGGTGGTGCTGATGGTGGCCTTGGGCGTAACGGTAACGGCATTTTGGCTGGTGGCGATGGTGGCCTGGATGCAGGTGCCAACGGGTGTGGATGTTATTGAAGGCCATTATGTGGTGCTGGAGTGGCTGGATGTGCTTGGCACACCGGCCTTGCCCTGGTACGCCGGTCTTTTATTTGCAGGCAGTTTACTGACGGTTGCCTTTTTTATTTTGGGCGTGACGTGTGCGCAGACCATGCAAAAGCCGGTTACCGATCAGGAGCGCCTGGCTTTTCGTAGCGCCTTGTCTTTAGGCGCAGCCGCTTGGCTGGCTCTGGTTTTTGCGGTGGTGGGCAATGGTTTCATGACCGCCGAGCATCAGCCAGCCAAGGCTGCGGCGACGGCTGCGTATTGGGAAAGCGGCTCGCAGCCTGATCTGATTTTTGTGGCCGCACCCTCGGCCATGCAGGACAGCGTTTTGGGTGTGTTGCGTTGGTCACACGCCGGTGGTCGCTGGCTGGGCCGCAACGACAGTGGCATCCTGATGGGCCTGGATCAGTTTTCTGAAGCCATGCCTCCCGTTACCTTGACCTTCTGGTCCTTTCGTGTGGCGGTGCTCGCCGGCGCCTTGATGCTCTTTCTGTTGGTGTGGGTCTGGTTGCGTACCCGTCGTTATGGCTTGGATCCGCATTCACTTTCCTATAGAGAGCGTCAGGGAATGGTGATGGCGTCTGTACTGGGCTGGATCATGTTGTTGGGGGGGGCGGCCTATGTCTTGCTGGGCTTTCTGCCCTACCTGGTGGGTAACGATATCAAGGCCGTGCAAGTGCAAAGCACCGAAAGCGTCTTTACCGTGGGCCTGGGTTTGCTGTTCTATGGCCTGGTCTACGTCTTGTGCATGATTGGTTTTTTCCAGAAGTTGCGCCATGCCGTTCGTTTTGGTGTGGTGCCGATCGCACGTCATCGGGGTCGGGCATGA
- a CDS encoding glutamine--tRNA ligase/YqeY domain fusion protein encodes MTSDTTPAPASNFLRTIIDQDLSAGRYAQKTWAGQPGPASTQEGAAVDAARIRTRFPPEPNGYLHIGHAKSICLNFGLASDYQGACHLRFDDTNPEKEEQEYVDAILDMVKWLGFDWTFKKEENLYFASDYFDYMYQFAEALVNAGHAYVDEQNAEQMRTNRGTLTEKGVNSPWRDRPAEESIQLLREMRDGKHPDGSMALRAKVDMGSPNINMRDPVMYRIRHAEHHRTGNKWCIYPMYSWAHPVEDALERITHSLCTLEFEDQRPFYNWILERLVELGQLADPLPKQYEFSRLNLSYVVTSKRKLRQLVQENRVSGWDDPRMPTLAGLRRRGYSAGAIRLFTDRLGVSKAAQHVDYSLLEQALRDDLDPVADRSVAILDPIELIITNYPEGQSELCHAPRNPHNPQAGQREFPFSARLYIEREDFKEEPPKKYFRLFPGNTVRLKYGYVVRCTGCVKDEQGNVTQVLAEYLPDTKSGTPGADSVKVKGNITWISAEHAIAAEIRLYDRLFAHPQPDAADQDFLEHINPNSLRVIQGWLEPGTHATPDARWQFERLGYFVADRVDSTPEKPVLNRTTTLKDTWV; translated from the coding sequence ATGACCTCTGACACCACTCCCGCTCCCGCATCTAATTTTCTGCGCACGATCATCGACCAGGACTTGAGCGCCGGCCGTTACGCACAAAAGACCTGGGCCGGTCAGCCGGGCCCGGCAAGCACCCAGGAAGGGGCGGCTGTTGATGCCGCACGTATTCGTACGCGCTTTCCCCCCGAGCCCAATGGTTATCTGCATATCGGGCACGCCAAAAGTATCTGTTTGAACTTCGGGCTGGCCAGCGACTACCAAGGCGCCTGCCACCTGCGTTTTGACGATACCAATCCCGAAAAAGAAGAGCAGGAGTACGTCGACGCCATTCTCGACATGGTGAAATGGCTGGGCTTTGACTGGACCTTCAAGAAAGAAGAAAACCTGTACTTTGCCAGCGACTACTTCGACTATATGTACCAGTTTGCCGAGGCTCTGGTAAATGCGGGTCATGCCTACGTTGACGAACAGAACGCTGAACAAATGCGTACCAACCGTGGCACCTTGACCGAAAAAGGGGTGAACTCGCCCTGGCGCGACCGCCCTGCCGAGGAGTCCATCCAGCTCTTGCGCGAAATGCGCGACGGCAAACACCCTGACGGCAGTATGGCCCTGCGCGCCAAGGTCGATATGGGCTCACCCAATATCAATATGCGTGACCCGGTCATGTACCGTATCCGCCATGCTGAACACCATCGCACGGGCAACAAGTGGTGCATCTACCCCATGTACAGTTGGGCGCACCCGGTGGAAGACGCGCTCGAGCGCATCACGCACAGCCTGTGTACCCTGGAATTTGAAGACCAGCGTCCCTTCTACAACTGGATTCTGGAGCGTCTGGTCGAACTGGGTCAGTTGGCCGACCCGTTGCCCAAACAGTACGAATTTTCGCGTTTGAACCTATCCTATGTAGTCACCAGCAAGCGCAAGCTGCGCCAATTGGTTCAGGAAAACCGCGTATCCGGTTGGGACGATCCGCGCATGCCTACCTTGGCCGGTTTGCGCCGTCGAGGCTACAGCGCAGGTGCCATCCGTCTGTTTACAGACCGTCTGGGGGTATCAAAAGCCGCCCAGCACGTGGACTACAGCCTACTGGAACAAGCTCTGCGCGATGATCTGGACCCGGTCGCCGACCGTAGCGTTGCCATTCTGGACCCGATAGAACTGATCATCACCAATTACCCCGAAGGCCAAAGCGAGCTGTGCCACGCACCACGCAATCCGCACAATCCGCAAGCCGGCCAACGCGAGTTCCCCTTCTCCGCTCGCCTGTACATCGAGCGCGAGGACTTCAAGGAAGAACCTCCTAAAAAGTACTTCCGTCTGTTTCCCGGCAATACCGTGCGCCTGAAGTACGGCTATGTGGTGCGTTGCACCGGCTGCGTCAAGGACGAGCAAGGCAATGTCACCCAGGTACTGGCCGAATACCTGCCCGACACCAAGAGCGGCACGCCCGGTGCGGACTCGGTCAAGGTCAAGGGCAACATCACCTGGATCAGCGCAGAACACGCGATTGCAGCCGAGATTCGTCTGTACGACCGTCTCTTTGCCCATCCTCAGCCCGACGCGGCCGACCAGGACTTCCTGGAGCACATCAATCCAAACTCGCTGCGCGTGATTCAGGGCTGGCTGGAACCTGGCACCCATGCCACACCCGATGCTCGCTGGCAGTTTGAGCGTCTGGGCTACTTTGTGGCAGACCGTGTGGACTCGACGCCCGAAAAACCCGTTCTTAACCGCACAACGACTCTGAAAGACACTTGGGTCTAA
- the minC gene encoding septum site-determining protein MinC codes for MNDQTHAKGPQALDFKSATLYAVRVVLRSADTAEQLAALAQRMKDAGSFFEDEPVVIDASAIDAPVDWAALVDALRQHKLHPVGIIAHPDHADNAIDSGLPHVELSNPPARPQAQAAPDKEVPVLSQAAQQEAPAVATPPPPAIAPAALIINRQLRSGQRIYARHTDLIVIGAVSQGAEVVADGNIHVYGPLRGKAMAGARGDTKARIFTTELDPELIAIAGVYRIIETRLDTQLRNKPAVVTLDNDTLRFDPLSS; via the coding sequence GTGAACGATCAGACTCATGCCAAAGGGCCTCAGGCCCTGGACTTCAAAAGCGCCACACTGTACGCCGTACGGGTGGTGCTACGTTCGGCGGATACAGCCGAACAATTAGCCGCACTGGCTCAACGCATGAAAGACGCTGGCTCCTTCTTTGAAGACGAGCCCGTCGTCATCGATGCCAGCGCCATTGACGCGCCGGTGGATTGGGCTGCTCTGGTGGACGCGCTGCGTCAGCACAAGCTGCATCCGGTTGGCATCATTGCCCACCCCGATCATGCCGACAATGCTATCGACAGTGGCTTGCCACACGTCGAACTGTCCAACCCGCCGGCCCGCCCGCAAGCCCAGGCGGCTCCGGACAAGGAAGTGCCTGTATTGTCGCAAGCGGCCCAGCAGGAAGCCCCCGCCGTGGCCACCCCACCGCCGCCCGCTATTGCTCCGGCTGCGCTCATCATCAACCGTCAGCTACGTTCCGGCCAACGCATCTACGCACGTCACACAGACCTGATTGTGATTGGAGCCGTCAGTCAGGGCGCAGAAGTGGTGGCTGACGGCAACATCCATGTTTACGGCCCACTGCGTGGCAAAGCCATGGCTGGTGCCCGTGGTGATACCAAGGCACGCATTTTCACGACCGAACTGGACCCGGAACTGATCGCCATTGCCGGTGTGTATCGCATTATTGAAACGCGGCTGGATACGCAGTTACGCAATAAACCAGCCGTGGTCACACTGGACAACGACACGCTCAGATTTGATCCCCTAAGCTCCTAA
- the minD gene encoding septum site-determining protein MinD yields MARIVVVTSGKGGVGKTTTSASFASGLAMRGHKTVVIDFDVGLRNLDLIMGCERRVVYDFVNVIQGEATLNQALIRDKQLENLFILPASQTRDKDALTREGVEKVLEELKGMGFEYIVCDSPAGIETGALMASYFADDALVVTNPEVSSVRDSDRILGILAAKSRRGEQGDEPIKEYLLLTRYSPKRVSDGEMLSLQDVEDILRIKLIGVTPESETVLQASNQGVPVIHIKESDVSQAYQDIVDRYLGGEKPLRFVDYEKPGLFKRLFGGK; encoded by the coding sequence ATGGCGCGTATAGTTGTAGTGACCTCCGGCAAGGGTGGCGTGGGCAAAACCACCACCAGTGCCAGTTTTGCATCTGGTCTTGCGATGCGCGGTCACAAGACCGTGGTCATCGACTTTGACGTCGGTTTGCGCAACCTGGATCTGATCATGGGTTGCGAGCGACGCGTGGTGTATGACTTCGTCAACGTGATCCAGGGCGAAGCCACATTGAACCAGGCCCTGATCCGTGACAAACAGCTGGAAAATCTGTTCATCCTGCCCGCTTCCCAGACGCGCGACAAAGACGCCCTGACCCGCGAAGGCGTGGAGAAAGTACTGGAAGAGCTCAAGGGCATGGGCTTTGAATACATTGTGTGCGACTCACCCGCAGGTATCGAAACCGGCGCCTTGATGGCCTCCTACTTTGCAGACGATGCCCTGGTTGTGACCAACCCCGAAGTATCTTCGGTTCGTGACTCAGACCGCATCCTGGGTATTTTGGCCGCCAAATCACGACGCGGTGAGCAAGGCGACGAGCCGATCAAAGAATATTTGCTGCTGACCCGTTACAGCCCCAAGCGCGTATCGGACGGCGAAATGCTGTCTTTACAGGATGTGGAAGATATTTTGCGCATCAAACTGATTGGGGTCACCCCCGAGTCGGAAACCGTGCTGCAAGCATCCAACCAAGGAGTACCCGTTATCCATATCAAGGAAAGTGATGTGTCCCAGGCCTATCAGGACATCGTAGATCGTTACCTGGGTGGCGAAAAACCGTTGCGTTTTGTGGATTACGAAAAGCCAGGTCTGTTCAAGCGCCTGTTCGGAGGAAAGTAA
- the minE gene encoding cell division topological specificity factor MinE — translation MSFLSFLLGHKKTSATVAKDRLQLILINERGQGGVAPDYLPRLQKELVEVISRYVKINPDDIKVNLDRQDSLEVLEVKIEMPQIDASTLENK, via the coding sequence ATGTCTTTCCTGTCCTTCCTGCTCGGTCACAAGAAAACGTCGGCAACGGTTGCCAAAGACCGTCTGCAACTGATCCTCATTAACGAACGTGGCCAAGGGGGTGTTGCCCCGGACTACTTGCCCCGCCTGCAAAAAGAACTGGTCGAAGTGATCTCGCGCTACGTGAAGATTAACCCCGATGACATCAAGGTGAACCTTGATCGCCAGGACTCGCTGGAAGTGCTGGAAGTCAAAATCGAAATGCCGCAAATTGATGCCAGCACGCTGGAGAACAAGTAA
- a CDS encoding aromatic ring-hydroxylating dioxygenase subunit alpha, producing the protein MTELGQMARLVPAHPQLPVSAYFDHALFEREQERIFQQSALYVGNEKLVPEPGDWRTLAQENAARTLIRSQHGVELLSNVCRHRQALMLGGMPGQPNQASHGSLSSTGGNIVCPLHNWAYNAQGDLLAAPRFKDKPCLNLERYPLRDCHGLLFEGPRDPAQDMAALFSRPEFDFQDYVLDHVEIHQCNYNWKTFIEVYLEDYHVAPFHPGLGQFVTCDDLEWEFNDWYSLQRVGVHQALANPGSPTYRQWHDRLLAYRQGEAPDFGAVWVTYFPTHMIEIYPHVLVLSTLYPKGPQETMNVVEFYYPEDIVAFERDFVEAQRAAYMETAVEDDEIAERMDAGRRALMERGVSEVGPYQSPLEDGMKHFHHWYRSMMDGDAYR; encoded by the coding sequence ATGACCGAGCTCGGTCAGATGGCACGTCTTGTGCCCGCTCACCCCCAGCTTCCTGTTAGCGCCTACTTTGACCACGCTCTGTTCGAGCGCGAACAAGAGCGTATTTTTCAGCAGTCCGCCTTATACGTCGGCAATGAAAAACTCGTTCCCGAACCCGGCGACTGGCGCACCCTGGCACAGGAAAATGCTGCCCGTACCCTGATACGCAGCCAACACGGCGTAGAACTGCTCTCCAACGTCTGCAGACACCGTCAGGCCCTGATGCTGGGTGGCATGCCCGGCCAGCCCAATCAGGCCAGCCACGGCTCCCTGAGCAGCACGGGAGGCAATATTGTCTGCCCCCTGCACAACTGGGCCTATAACGCCCAAGGCGATTTACTGGCGGCACCCCGCTTCAAGGACAAACCCTGTCTGAACCTGGAACGCTATCCCTTGCGCGATTGCCATGGCCTGCTGTTTGAAGGCCCGCGCGATCCAGCCCAGGATATGGCAGCCTTGTTCAGCCGCCCCGAGTTCGACTTTCAGGACTATGTGCTCGATCACGTCGAAATCCACCAGTGCAACTACAACTGGAAGACCTTTATCGAGGTCTATCTGGAGGACTATCACGTCGCCCCCTTCCACCCCGGTCTGGGTCAGTTCGTGACCTGTGATGATCTGGAATGGGAGTTCAACGACTGGTATAGCCTGCAACGAGTCGGTGTGCATCAAGCCCTGGCCAATCCGGGTTCACCCACCTATCGCCAATGGCACGACAGGCTCCTGGCCTACCGCCAGGGCGAAGCGCCGGATTTCGGTGCTGTCTGGGTGACCTACTTCCCCACCCACATGATCGAGATCTATCCACATGTGCTGGTGCTCTCCACGCTCTACCCCAAGGGGCCGCAGGAAACCATGAATGTGGTGGAGTTCTACTACCCGGAGGACATCGTGGCCTTCGAGCGTGACTTTGTAGAAGCGCAGCGCGCCGCCTATATGGAAACGGCCGTAGAAGATGATGAGATTGCCGAACGCATGGATGCCGGCCGCCGCGCCTTGATGGAGCGCGGAGTATCAGAAGTTGGCCCTTACCAGTCACCACTGGAGGACGGCATGAAGCACTTTCACCACTGGTATCGCTCCATGATGGATGGAGACGCGTACCGATAG
- a CDS encoding glycine zipper 2TM domain-containing protein, protein MKMTTITKVGMATVLAVVMAGCSSWDSMSKRQKGAVTGAGVGGVAGAVITGGGVLGTVGGAAIGGVIGDQVGKNR, encoded by the coding sequence ATGAAAATGACGACTATCACTAAAGTAGGTATGGCCACGGTTCTAGCCGTCGTGATGGCGGGTTGCTCTTCCTGGGATAGTATGAGCAAGCGTCAGAAGGGGGCCGTAACCGGCGCTGGTGTTGGTGGCGTGGCCGGGGCAGTGATCACTGGCGGCGGTGTACTGGGTACTGTGGGCGGCGCTGCTATTGGTGGTGTGATCGGTGACCAGGTTGGCAAGAACCGTTAA
- a CDS encoding isochorismatase family protein, giving the protein MPVLNAHQSFVLIVDMQTGLLPAIADHQTLVERAGKLAQAARLLGVPVLATEHWAEKIGPTAPALLPHIDKVLHKTHFDATRETDFLPALPVGRTRVLLLGTESHVCVLQTGLGLMERGYEPVMVGDCVGSRHPESRQAAWDRWAMHGLERVSAEMAMFEWLETPAHPAFKQVLALIK; this is encoded by the coding sequence ATGCCTGTGCTCAATGCCCACCAGTCTTTCGTCCTGATTGTTGATATGCAAACGGGTTTGTTGCCCGCCATTGCAGACCATCAAACCTTGGTCGAACGGGCCGGGAAGCTGGCACAGGCGGCCCGCCTTTTAGGGGTGCCGGTTCTGGCAACCGAGCACTGGGCCGAGAAAATTGGCCCAACAGCTCCGGCCCTGCTGCCACATATAGACAAAGTGCTGCATAAAACCCACTTTGATGCCACGCGTGAAACCGATTTTTTGCCCGCTTTGCCGGTAGGACGCACACGTGTCTTGTTACTGGGTACAGAGTCTCATGTGTGTGTGTTACAAACTGGCCTGGGTTTGATGGAGCGCGGTTATGAGCCGGTCATGGTGGGTGATTGCGTCGGCTCGCGTCATCCCGAGTCCCGTCAGGCGGCCTGGGATCGATGGGCGATGCATGGACTGGAGCGTGTTAGCGCCGAAATGGCGATGTTTGAATGGCTGGAAACGCCAGCTCATCCCGCATTCAAGCAGGTTCTGGCCTTGATCAAATAA
- the ettA gene encoding energy-dependent translational throttle protein EttA, giving the protein MAQYVYSMNRVGKIVPPKRQILRNISLSFFPGAKIGVLGLNGSGKSTLLKIMAGVDTEIEGEAVPMAGIKIGYLPQEPQLNPEHSVREAVQAGLGQVFEARQRLEQVYAEYAEPDADFDALAAEQAELESIIAAAATSGADDIETQMEIAADALRLPPWDASIANLSGGEKRRVALCQLLLSKPDMLLLDEPTNHLDAESVDWLEVFLRQFPGTVVAVTHDRYFLDNAAEWILELDRGHGIPWKGNYSSWLEQKDDRLKQEEASESARQRTIKKELEWVRQNPKGRQAKAKARLARFEELSSHEYQKRNETQEIFIPVAERLGNEVIEFENVSKGYGDRLLIDNLSFKVPAGAIVGIIGPNGAGKSTLFRMLAGKEQPDSGTVKLGQTVKLAYVDQSRDALANEKTVFDAIADGADLLTVGRFEMPSRAYLGRFNFKGADQNKIVGNLSGGERGRLHLAKTLIAGGNVLLLDEPSNDLDVETLRALEDALLEFAGSVMVISHDRWFLDRIATHILAFEGDSQVVFFDGNYQEYEADKKNRLGEDAAKPRRIRYKSLK; this is encoded by the coding sequence ATGGCTCAATACGTTTATTCGATGAACCGCGTGGGCAAAATTGTGCCGCCCAAGCGGCAGATTCTGCGCAATATCTCCTTGTCCTTTTTTCCGGGTGCCAAGATTGGTGTGCTGGGCCTGAACGGCTCGGGTAAATCCACCTTGCTCAAGATCATGGCTGGGGTAGATACCGAGATCGAGGGCGAAGCTGTCCCCATGGCGGGGATCAAAATCGGTTACCTGCCACAAGAACCACAACTGAACCCCGAACACAGCGTGCGCGAAGCCGTACAGGCCGGTTTGGGCCAAGTGTTCGAGGCGCGTCAGCGTCTGGAGCAGGTCTACGCCGAATACGCTGAGCCCGATGCGGACTTTGACGCTCTGGCCGCCGAGCAGGCCGAGCTGGAATCCATTATTGCCGCCGCTGCCACCAGCGGTGCCGACGACATCGAAACCCAGATGGAAATCGCGGCCGATGCGCTGCGCTTGCCACCGTGGGACGCCTCCATTGCCAATCTGTCCGGTGGTGAAAAGCGTCGCGTGGCCCTGTGTCAGTTGTTGCTGTCCAAACCCGACATGTTGCTGCTGGACGAGCCAACCAACCACTTGGACGCGGAAAGTGTGGACTGGCTGGAAGTGTTCCTGCGCCAGTTCCCCGGCACCGTTGTGGCGGTAACCCACGATCGTTACTTCCTGGATAACGCCGCCGAGTGGATTCTGGAACTGGACCGTGGTCACGGTATTCCCTGGAAGGGTAATTACAGCTCATGGCTGGAGCAGAAAGACGACCGCCTGAAGCAGGAAGAGGCGTCGGAAAGTGCTCGTCAGCGCACCATCAAGAAAGAGCTGGAGTGGGTGCGTCAGAACCCCAAGGGACGTCAGGCCAAGGCCAAGGCCCGTCTGGCCCGCTTTGAGGAACTGTCCTCGCACGAATACCAGAAGCGCAATGAAACCCAGGAAATTTTCATTCCTGTGGCCGAGCGTCTGGGTAACGAAGTGATTGAGTTTGAAAATGTCAGCAAGGGCTATGGCGATCGTCTGCTGATCGATAACCTGAGCTTCAAGGTGCCAGCCGGTGCCATCGTCGGGATTATTGGCCCTAACGGGGCCGGTAAGTCCACCTTGTTCCGCATGCTGGCCGGTAAAGAGCAGCCTGATTCCGGTACGGTCAAACTGGGTCAAACCGTCAAACTGGCGTATGTGGACCAGTCGCGTGATGCGCTGGCCAACGAGAAAACCGTATTTGATGCGATTGCCGATGGCGCAGACTTGCTGACCGTGGGACGCTTTGAAATGCCATCACGTGCTTATCTGGGTCGCTTCAACTTCAAGGGTGCGGATCAGAACAAGATCGTGGGCAATCTGTCCGGCGGGGAGCGTGGTCGTTTGCACCTGGCCAAGACCCTGATTGCCGGTGGCAACGTCTTGCTGCTGGACGAACCGTCCAACGACCTGGACGTGGAAACCCTGCGCGCCCTGGAAGATGCCTTGCTGGAGTTTGCCGGCTCAGTCATGGTGATCAGTCACGATCGCTGGTTTCTGGATCGTATCGCCACTCATATTCTGGCTTTTGAGGGTGATTCGCAGGTTGTCTTCTTTGACGGCAACTACCAGGAATATGAAGCAGACAAGAAGAATCGTCTGGGCGAAGATGCTGCCAAACCTCGTCGTATCCGCTACAAATCCCTGAAATAA
- a CDS encoding glycosyltransferase family A protein: MEWRHVFTVLTPSYNRAHTLERVYRSLCEQTCQDFEWVVVDDGSTDGTRELVQGWQQQAPFPIHYAWQENRHKKAAFNHGVALAQGELVVALDSDDTLLVNALYDMAQIWADIPVSERAGYAGITGLCVRPDGKVVGDMFPQDVFDASSLDMSFRYHVRGEKFGCLSTAVLRKFPFPDQIEGFVPESLVWRAIARAGYKNRFVNTVFRVYHDSPDSLSVQGKTSQQHALGLWLLAQDTVVKCLPWFRYEPKAFLMAAARYTRFGLHLRASGRTPPAGYGLKGLASYLLVGLMWPAGVVLYLRDKRRA, translated from the coding sequence ATGGAATGGCGCCACGTATTCACTGTTCTGACACCCAGCTATAACCGTGCCCACACTCTGGAGCGCGTTTACCGGTCACTGTGTGAGCAAACCTGCCAAGACTTTGAGTGGGTTGTGGTTGATGACGGCTCCACGGATGGCACGCGGGAACTGGTGCAGGGCTGGCAGCAGCAGGCTCCCTTCCCGATTCATTACGCCTGGCAGGAAAATCGTCACAAGAAGGCCGCGTTCAATCATGGTGTGGCCCTGGCCCAGGGCGAACTGGTTGTTGCTTTGGACAGTGATGACACCTTGCTGGTCAATGCGCTCTACGACATGGCGCAAATCTGGGCAGACATTCCCGTGTCAGAGCGGGCCGGCTATGCCGGCATTACGGGTTTGTGTGTGCGTCCAGATGGCAAGGTCGTCGGGGATATGTTTCCTCAGGATGTCTTTGATGCCAGCTCCTTGGACATGAGCTTTCGCTACCATGTGCGGGGCGAAAAGTTCGGCTGCTTGAGTACGGCCGTGCTGCGCAAGTTTCCCTTTCCCGATCAAATTGAAGGCTTTGTGCCTGAAAGCCTGGTGTGGCGGGCGATTGCCCGAGCGGGCTACAAGAATCGCTTTGTAAATACGGTGTTTCGGGTCTATCACGACAGCCCGGATTCTTTGTCGGTGCAAGGCAAGACCAGCCAGCAACATGCACTGGGCTTGTGGTTGCTGGCGCAGGATACGGTGGTGAAGTGCCTGCCCTGGTTTCGTTACGAACCCAAGGCTTTCTTGATGGCTGCTGCGCGTTATACCCGCTTTGGGCTGCACCTGCGCGCCAGTGGGCGCACGCCACCAGCAGGCTATGGCCTGAAAGGCCTGGCCTCTTATCTGCTGGTGGGTTTGATGTGGCCGGCGGGTGTCGTTTTATATCTGCGCGACAAGAGACGGGCCTGA